The DNA window GATATTGATATTTGGGTAAGGATAATGAGATGGATaagagataataatatatactaAATTCAAGTTTGATTCAAAGTTCAAACGCGATGATAATACACGATCAGGATAACAGCCACCtccctataaataggagaagATCTCATTCAGAATTTACACATCATTTACACATCAAATTTTTTAGTTtttgctctcaaattttcgaaattcatCTCCAAAAATCCTGCACGAGTAAATTATGTCCATGTTCAGAAATTCGTTTCTTTCGCTCGGGTATCCGGAATCCGATCTTCACCGTTCATAATGTTCTTCCATATGTTTTGAATAACATCTCTAAATTTCAACCAAATCCAACGTTTAGATTTTCTTATATAGCATTCATAAGAAAACCGCTCATATTCTAGGTGAGAAACAGCATACCTACGGTTTCATCCATAAACAGGATAAAAGGACTTTCAAACCCGATATCCACCACTCATAAGTTATTTGACGTACTTTTAAACATACTGTGAAATTTTGAGCTCGATCCAACGGTTCAATAAGGGACATTGAATTTTTCAATACAGCTTATTTTTCGGGCGATGGTGCTGCTACGTTTTCAAAGTATCagttgacacatagacgttaaagaagtgttggctggaaggtgctgccttcagtcatagctaggagttcagtttaggcagcgggtaagtcctagctgattGGGTTTGTACcggtagttgtataaatcaaagtcttctagtggatcctatccgtggagatagaaggggtgacgtaggagcagttgaagtattcgtcagttcagttgtcaccataGCTGAACggaagaatgcaaaaactaatctagtctccttcagttagtcagtttacataagttaaatgTTATCTAATATAACAGTATTCTTCACGaaagattacttcgagtttcttccgcttgattttaaccaaactcgatttaattcaccggtgttaatattcttagaacacgagctattgaagctcattggAGATTGTCGAGTGCGAGATGTCTTCGAAGGCACTAGCACAAACGATCCTTCACTATGTCTATTTTATCATCCCtttctaaattcaaatcatagtCTAATTTCACCTCTTTTCCCTTCATATCAGCACCATCTTTGATTTTTTCGTTCTTCATAAAATCATCTTCCACTTGTTTTCCTCGTCTACCACCATCGCCATATTCTACATTTTTGTCGATCTTGTCATCATTTTCCCCATCGGCCATCACCTTCTTCTTCGACTTCTTGATTCTCGGGATCATCTTCCACAACCCCATTTTTCTGATCATCCGTGAAGGGAAATATAATTTTCGTATCAAATTTATTTCTCAAGATTAATTTTTTCTTGTTGATATgattttgaatatttaaatattgttttgcaTTTCTAGATAGggtgataattaagatgataattatgctaaattttttgatatatgatatttttatttaaaaagagtTTGTTTCTGACAAAACTCTTACTTTTCATATTGTGTAAGTTTTCTTGTTGATAAACCTTAGAGCTATAAATAAGAGGATTCGTCTCATGCAAAGAGTGGATGATTTACACAGAAGCACATACATACTATTGCACATTTGTACGCCTTAAACTTTAGATAAAATAATCTACAACATTGATGTTGATCGAAGAGAAAAAGTAAATaccaaatatatttattaaatagagTGAATATAAGTCCAAAACCCGTTGCTAAGTGACTCGGAATTAAGAGGAAaatagatttaaaattaaaaaaaaaaaatctactcTAATACATACAAGATATCTTACATAGGGAAAATTAATTGTTTGTCATATAATTTAATTGAATTTGGAATGTAAGGTATAACTAAATTGTGCAGAAAACATGCAATAGATCATAATTAAATatagaaattaaaaaaaaaatctcctAAATTTTGtagggattttattttcttaaataaataaaatctcaTAAAATATTCTAAGGCCGAGTCTTGGGCACCAATTGTGTATTCATTCACTCGTTCATAAAACCCACGTCCCCAAGAATATTATCAACCAGCAAAAACTTTGAGTTCTTCACAATAAAATGTtagttttttaaattataaatttcttTGTACATATCatattgtcctcagttgcgaggtggagcaggatctggttccggatcacagacgactgttcagcagaggaagcagggtcaggcagtgggtagttcgaatcttcgacctagtgcccaaggtcaggtatttgcgctgaaccaggatcaggctgcagatgactgagagagtcatagcaggtacttttcgtttatgcggtattcctgcttttgttcttattgataccggagcatcgcattcattcatttctgcacgatttgttaagcgtcataagttaccgtatgtttctctagacgtcattctttccgtttctactccgatgggtcattcggtgttagctaagcgtctagtgatgggttgtcccttagattttgagggtaacgatgttgttatttcgttttgttcatcctctaaacctgatttcgaggacgaaatctttttaagggggggagaatgtagtagcccgagttccaaattgggtaattaatggattaatggtgattaagaaggtttaatgtgtaattttgaccgtggtcatgatcgaccggaccgaagatggttcggtagcaccgaagagttcggacgatccgaagtgagttcggtggatccgatcatgaggtgtcaagagccgatggacacgtgggaattcggacgatccgaagtgagttcggtggatccgatcatgaggtgtcaagagctgatggacacgtgggagttcggacgttccgaagtgtaggttcggtggatccgatcgtgaggtgtcaagagctgatggacacgtaggagttcggacgttccgaagtgggttcggtggatccgaacatagcctataaatagtgctcggatttcctcattttgtattgacaatccttgagttgtgtctcatatttgagagatttggaaggtttctagggttagttgtcggtcgagcgatagccaagagctgccaggattggtagtgtagcgacgcctgagttacgaggcaatcgacatcaaagggctgtcgacggacgaaggtaaaccctaaacctttggtagtactagggagtactggttttgctagttgagcatggtagtattgttcattgggtatgcttttgatgaataggcttggactagacctgttgtctggttattctagtggattaggattgctgtgatagaggtacgaaagtactatccgagatatcctggttgagtatacattcttatatgtgttgcatgattatgtggtgcattgatatatgtcatatgatgcatgctattatgtcacgtttattactgcatgttgcatttcatgttgagccgtatctccttcgagatagcctttactgttgagctgtatctctttcgagataagctatatatcttgtggggccgctcagccctgtcttgtcttgtggacgcatggacaccgagagtacacagtggccgacgggtcgggagggcttcggtgatccgggacattttaggtccacgtctgttcttgcagtggatgcagtgacccagaggttgtaccgcgcggcactatccacttggcgcctctagactgagcattttgagatcttttgtgactcctgtttcttgactaccctggtatcatatcatagcatgtgcatttcatataggtttgtatactcatgcttttgtactgggcgttcttatcgctcacgtcctcggttttgtttatcttggacaccccattcccacggggcaggcctcaggttggacagctcgggaagagcaagaggaggacagtgagtagctggttggtttagttttcagtgttttccatttgatttgatatgattgtagcagatactttcagttagttgagtattttggatttcgattgggttgtataaactattgttgttaaccatatttccgctgttatctctgatttttattaattaagttaattgcatgcttagttctcaactagtaggtgattctggaacgggtcactacaattatGGTAATAAATTTCTTTGTACATATCATATTAGATATATGTGAGATGATATCATGGatttatccgtgagacggatctATCCGCTCCATATATatagtgaaaaataatattttatgtctGACAAGATTTTTGTGATTCATAAATATTCTTTGATGATATATCTATGTTAATTTCTACTAGTTCATAAATATTTATAGTGAACACATAAATTAGGATTTTCTTGCTAAAAATAATGGAAATTTTTGAGAGATAAATAATTTatggaaattttaaaatatgaaaatacttttaatttaaaatttcaaaacatatataATAAAGTTCCCATAAATTAAtggaaaaatgttatttttttagGGGAAAATAAAATCGAAAAGTAGATTAACAGTATACGATTAACTaatgttaaaaataataatttatttcagTAGTTCAAATTGAAATTTgtagggattttattttgtttgatcAAATCTCGTCAAATCTTCTAATTTCAAATCCTCCTTGGGCGTCAAGCCATCACGGCTCGTCTCTATATATACACACCCCCCCAAAGCTTTCATCCCAAAGAACGAACGATGGGTCCTTCGGGCTTGGAGAAACTTACCATCAAGGCCGTTCCAGAGCGCCCGGCTGTTGCCGCATCGGAATCTTTATCTGAATTCTCAGTACTCGTCGGACTAAAGGCGCCGTCTTTATCAGACGATGCACAGCGAATTCAGAGGGCGCCTATCGACCTTGTCGCGGTGCTAGATGTTAGCGGCAGCATGTATGGATCGAAGCTGTCACTTATGAAGAGTGCTGTTCACTTTATCATCGATAATCTAGGCCCTTCCGATCGACTTTCCATCGTGTCTTTCACATTTACTGCACAAATGATTTCGCCTCTATGCAGGATGACCGATGAAGGCCGCGAAAACGCAAAACGGGCAGTTGATCGGCTTTATGCCGATGGAGGGACCAACATCGTCGACGGTCTGAAGATGGGAGTGAAGGTTCTTGAAGAAAGGAGTCAACAGAATCCGGTTTCAACTATAATTTTCTTATCAGATGGAGAGGACACTTATAACTACAGTCCCTTGGCCAATGCTAGAGGGGAACGGGAGTATCTCCATCTATTGCCCTTTTCTATCTTTCCCCGAAACAGAGGAACAGAAAACTCAGCCCAGCAGGCAACCTTTCCGGTCCATACATTCGGTTTTGGTACAGATCACGACCCTGTCGTGATGCACGCTATTGCTGATGCGTCTGGCGGTACTTTTTCCTTCATTCAGTCTCACGTGATGTTACAAGATGCTTTCGCTAGCTGCATTGGTGGTCTCCTAAGTGTAGTAACTCAAGAACTCTGTCTAAATTTGAGGTCAGCTTCGCATGGAGTAAAAATTAAATCGATCCCTTCAGGAAGTTATGCGAGTGAAATATCCAACCAAGGATCTCGAGGTACTCTCAAGATCGGTGACCTTTACGCGGATGAGGAAAAAGAATTTCTCATCAATCTATCTGTCCCTTCACTTCCTAATGCTGATGGAGATGACGACACTGAGGGAAAGACGTCCCTTTTGGACATCACGTGTTCTTACAGAAACATGGTGTCGAATGAGATGGTACAAATAGAAGTCGAATTGGTTGAGATACGCAGACCGAAATATGTGTCCCCTCAAGACATGGGACTCAACTTAGAGGTTGAGCGGCAGAGAAACCGTCTGTTAACCTTACTAGCCATCACAGAGGCTCAACAGATGGCGGAGACGGGTAATATGGTAGGCGCACAAGCCGTGTTATCCAAGGGGAGATCTGAGCTTCTTGCTACTGCTTGTGCAGAAGCAGGTGACCCTTTGTGTATGTGGCTTGATGCTGAGATGGAAGAAACTCGAAAACGAATGGGAACGTCGCAGGAGTATATGCAACAAGGTCGAGCTTATGCTCTAGCGGGGATCAATTCGCATGCTTATCAAAGGGCCGCATCGGGAGGGGATATTGTTCCTGGAGCAGCAGAGTTTGTGACTTCTCCTGGATACGACTGTGGCACCTCCCACCCTTGCGGCAGTCCCGCCGGTTACGCACCAACTTCTCCAGCCGGTTACGCGCCAACTTCTCCAGCCTACGGCTGTGCCTCTTTTGGCTGTCCCCCCAGTTTCGCGGCATATGTGACTCCGACCATGGCTAATATGGTTGCCAAGTCTAAGCAACAGAGCGAAGCTACAGGTTCCGGTTCCGGTTCTGTGAAATTGATCTAACATGTTAAGCCGTAAGAGGAGGGAAATAAAAAGGCTTGATCTAATAAATTTGTGCCTCCCAAAATTTTGTTAAGGAGAGTTACTCTGACTGGGTTCTTCAGTTTATATTATTCTATTTGCAATCCATAATTTGCATTTTCTGTGGCTATTAtgaaagtattattatttaatcattggTTTGATTTTCTTAAATATTACTAATAGATTTGTTAactgttgaattattttatatGTTCTAATTTTCTCAGATTAAAAAATCAATTACTACTAAAGATCAATTACATGTTCTTTACACCGTTGGTATCAATGTTCAATTTTATTCTCTAAAATAAATGCAATACAATTTTGCATTTTCCACAgagtatataaaaaaaattacgaataAAATGTCGCATATCAAACTACAAAGATACAAACAGCTGATGTAAATTGCAATTACCAGGCACACAAGATAACAAACAAGGGAGAGAAAAGGATTGAAAAAAAACAGATACATGACTCATTCTTTACTTTGAGAACTGTCCCCTGTCTTATTAAGCTGATGAGATTTGGTCACCATATTCGCCATACTCGGTGTCGCATAAGCATTGAAACTACCATGATGGGCTGCACCACCTGCACCAAAGCTGAAACTTGCTCCTGGCACGCTGCTACCTCTAGTTGTGGCCCTTTGATATGCATGTGAGCTCATATTCGAGAGCGCATAGGCTCGGCCAGCGCGTTCGTACAACTGCATACTTGCCATTCTTCCATCCATTTCTTTCATCTCGCCTTCGAGCCACAAACAAAGACCATCACCTGCCTGCCCAGATGCAGAAGCAAGAAGGGTcgaccttcgatttgatagaaGAGCTCGTGCGCCTAATAGATTGCCTGTTTCTGCCATTTGTTGAGCCTCTCTGATGCTTTCTGCTGCTGAGAGGCGGTTTTTTTGCCTATCAACTTCAAAACTTATAGTCGTTTCAAGAGGGGATGGGGATTTCGGTCTCTGTATAGCGACTAGGTCACCATCTATTTGTATCATGTCGTTCGACATGACAGCTCTGTAAGAACATGTAATATCCAAAAGGGACGTGGTATTTGAGTCATCTTCAATGCCCTGATATACAGGGACCGCTAAGTTAATAAGAAATTCTTTTTCCTCGTCGGCATACAAATCCCCAACTTTTATTAAACCTTCTGATCCTTCATTAGTGATTTCACTTGCATATCTtcctgaagatattgatttaATTTCGATCCCATGTGATGCTGACCTCATCATTAGACGCAGCTCCTGAATTACCACGCTAAGTAGGCCACCAATACAGCTAGCAAAAGCATCTTGCACCATTTCGTATGACTCGATGAAGGAAAAAGTACCGCCCGATGCATCAGAAATTGCATGCATTGTGAGAGGATCGTGATCTGTACCAAAACCGAATGCATGGACTGGAAATATTTGGCGCTGACCGTGATCTTCTGTTCCTCGGTTTTCAGGACAGATAGAAGTAGGCAATAGATGCAGATATTGTGGAGGCTGTCTTGGACTCGAGAGATTTTGGAACCGTGTGCCGTGGTAACAAGTGTCTCTTCCATCTGACAAGAATATGATGCTAGAAACCGGATTTTGGTGTCGCCTTTCTTCGAGAACCTGAACTCCCTTCTTCAAGGCTTCCACAATATTGGTGGAGCCACTTGCAGAAAGTGAATACACAGACCGTTTAGCATTTTGACGTCCCTGCTCTGTCATTCTGCGCAAGGGTAAAATTCTCCTAGCATGAGTTGAAAATGACACTATTGAAAGCCGGTCTGAAGGACCTAAATTATCTATCACAAAGTCAACAGCACGTTTCAGGAGTGCCAATTTTGATCCATGCATGCTGCCACTGACATCTAGCACAGTAACGAGATCGATAGGAGCACGA is part of the Primulina eburnea isolate SZY01 chromosome 1, ASM2296580v1, whole genome shotgun sequence genome and encodes:
- the LOC140824049 gene encoding E3 ubiquitin-protein ligase WAV3-like, giving the protein MGPSGLEKLTIKAVPERPAVAASESLSEFSVLVGLKAPSLSDDAQRIQRAPIDLVAVLDVSGSMYGSKLSLMKSAVHFIIDNLGPSDRLSIVSFTFTAQMISPLCRMTDEGRENAKRAVDRLYADGGTNIVDGLKMGVKVLEERSQQNPVSTIIFLSDGEDTYNYSPLANARGEREYLHLLPFSIFPRNRGTENSAQQATFPVHTFGFGTDHDPVVMHAIADASGGTFSFIQSHVMLQDAFASCIGGLLSVVTQELCLNLRSASHGVKIKSIPSGSYASEISNQGSRGTLKIGDLYADEEKEFLINLSVPSLPNADGDDDTEGKTSLLDITCSYRNMVSNEMVQIEVELVEIRRPKYVSPQDMGLNLEVERQRNRLLTLLAITEAQQMAETGNMVGAQAVLSKGRSELLATACAEAGDPLCMWLDAEMEETRKRMGTSQEYMQQGRAYALAGINSHAYQRAASGGDIVPGAAEFVTSPGYDCGTSHPCGSPAGYAPTSPAGYAPTSPAYGCASFGCPPSFAAYVTPTMANMVAKSKQQSEATGSGSGSVKLI
- the LOC140824045 gene encoding E3 ubiquitin-protein ligase WAV3-like; this encodes MASSDDSKTCAICLGRMESGKGQAIFTAECTHSFHFSCISSCVTYGNYVCPVCRAKWNDLPFTVSSPNPANQVPQPRLPVGSRIISEREPILFSDDEPLPSVNVDAASSASLADLQNVSVKAIPERPAIASSEFVPEFAVLVGVRAPSLSEDAHQLHRAPIDLVTVLDVSGSMHGSKLALLKRAVDFVIDNLGPSDRLSIVSFSTHARRILPLRRMTEQGRQNAKRSVYSLSASGSTNIVEALKKGVQVLEERRHQNPVSSIIFLSDGRDTCYHGTRFQNLSSPRQPPQYLHLLPTSICPENRGTEDHGQRQIFPVHAFGFGTDHDPLTMHAISDASGGTFSFIESYEMVQDAFASCIGGLLSVVIQELRLMMRSASHGIEIKSISSGRYASEITNEGSEGLIKVGDLYADEEKEFLINLAVPVYQGIEDDSNTTSLLDITCSYRAVMSNDMIQIDGDLVAIQRPKSPSPLETTISFEVDRQKNRLSAAESIREAQQMAETGNLLGARALLSNRRSTLLASASGQAGDGLCLWLEGEMKEMDGRMASMQLYERAGRAYALSNMSSHAYQRATTRGSSVPGASFSFGAGGAAHHGSFNAYATPSMANMVTKSHQLNKTGDSSQSKE